The Brevundimonas sp. SORGH_AS_0993 genome segment TTCCAGCCCAGGGCGGGCGCGCGGGCGAGGGCGGCGTCCAGCACGGCCTGTTCGGTGCGTTCGGCCCAGTCGGGGGTCTGTGTCATGGCGCCACCATACGCCCGTCGCGCCGGGGTTTCGAGCCTGCAAGAATGGTCGGACGATCTGGTCGCGCGATCTGGACACATGGGGGCGGGTCGTGTATCAGCGCGCCTTCATCCGAGAGCCCTGCTTTCGGGAGAGGATTTTATTTGTCTGCCCGTCTCCCTTCGAAAGGACGCGGCGGGCGGCCAAAGGAGAGTTTAACCTGGTTCAGATTTTCGTCCGCGACAACAACGTCGACCAAGCGCTGAAGGCCCTCAAGAAGAAGATGCAGCGCGAAGGCAGCTTCCGTGAAATGAAGCGCCACGTGCATTACGAAAAGCCGTCGGAAAAGCGCGCCCGTCAAAAGGCCGAAGCCGTCCGTCGCGCCCGCAAGCTGGCCCGCAAGCGCGCCCAGCGCGAAGGGCTGCTGCCCGCGCCCAAGCCGCGCGTCCCCGGCGGCCGTTAAGACCCCTCCCGCAAGGGATTGGCGAAAGCCGATAGATCAAAGGCCGCCTCCGTTCGGAGGCGGCCTTTTTCTTTTCCTCCTTGCAAAGCGGGGAGGGGGACCGCGCGCAGCGTGGTGGAGGGGCGGTCGAAGCTGCGCTGATCTCGTCAGGACGCAGGGCCCCTTCGTCACGGCGCAGGAAGCGCCGCGCCACCTCCCCATCGCTGCACGACAGGAAGGAGAAGCCGGCTTACCCCCGCCCCGTCACGGCCCGTCCGAAGCTCTTCCAGCTCAGCTTCACGTCCGACAGGGCGCCGGCGCGGAAGGCGCGGCCGGCGATCCAGACCATCAGGGCGGCCATGGCGAACATCCCGATCAGCGTCAGGACGACCTCGATCAGCGGCGGATCGCTGGGCGCTCGCGCGCTCATCAGGAACGGGGTGAAGAAGGGAATCCACGACAGGATCCGCACCACCGGCGCGTCGGGACTGGTCAGGGCCATCTGCATGACCAGGATCGGCACGACCAGCACCATCATGATCGGCCCCATCAGGGTCTGGGCGTCGCGCGGCGTTTCGCAGAAGGCCCCGATGGCCGCGAACAGCACCGCATACATCAGGTATCCGCCGACCATATAGGCGACGAAATAGAACATCAGCCCGCCGTGCAGCAGCACCTGGCCCGCCTGGGCCGCCACCTGGGGTGCGGCCGACACCAGGCCGAACGCCCCGATCCCGCCCCACACCCCCATCACCGTCAGGGTCAGCAACGCCACCCCCAGCACCTTACCCGTCAGCAACTCGGTCGCTGAGGCCGAGGACAGCAGCACCTCCAGGATTCGGTTCGACTTCTCCTCCATCACGCTGTTCAGCAGGATGGACGCTCCGGTGATCACCAGCGACCACAGAAGGAAGCCCGCCCCCAGGCCGATGAAGGTCGGCAGCCGGTCACGCAGCGATACCTCGCCTCCGCTGGCCGCATTGGGCGAGAAGGCTTTCACC includes the following:
- the rpsU gene encoding 30S ribosomal protein S21: MVQIFVRDNNVDQALKALKKKMQREGSFREMKRHVHYEKPSEKRARQKAEAVRRARKLARKRAQREGLLPAPKPRVPGGR
- a CDS encoding ABC transporter permease — translated: MKRILLIARREYVAYAKTVGFWLSLLAFPLFAVLGGGIPLLLRSSEPVKTVALIEEGPQATGLAAQVREALQEDAEKRSAKLKEIAGAGQTAAGHAAAALDSPRIRLVPAPAAVAEAAPGAARDAALRAVLDREAAKDKRLDAVVFLSRDDGKPQAQVWTRRATDSEVRDFVRGALRDGYRDQALTAAGVAPALVAQIQDFRPEVKAFSPNAASGGEVSLRDRLPTFIGLGAGFLLWSLVITGASILLNSVMEEKSNRILEVLLSSASATELLTGKVLGVALLTLTVMGVWGGIGAFGLVSAAPQVAAQAGQVLLHGGLMFYFVAYMVGGYLMYAVLFAAIGAFCETPRDAQTLMGPIMMVLVVPILVMQMALTSPDAPVVRILSWIPFFTPFLMSARAPSDPPLIEVVLTLIGMFAMAALMVWIAGRAFRAGALSDVKLSWKSFGRAVTGRG